In the genome of Candidatus Thermokryptus mobilis, the window GTGAATCACGACTTTAATTTTTTCAACTGGTAATCCAAAAAGCCAATGCGCTTCAATGACTTCAAGACCTTTGTTCATCAATGTCGCCGAATCAATTGTTATTTTATTACCCATCTTCCAGTTTGGGTGTTTCAAAGCTTCCTCAACGCTCACATTCTCAAGCTCCGATTTGTCTCTGTTTAAGAATGGACCACCAGAAGCAGTAAGTATTAGCTTATTAACATTTGAAATTCTTTCCCCAACGAGACATTGAAAGATAGCGTTGTGTTCACTATCAACCGGGATGAGCTGGACATCGTTCTCATTGATGAGTTTCTTTATTATTTCACCAGCTACGACAAGTGTTTCTTTATTTGCAAGAGCGATTCTTTTTTTACTTTCAATGGCTCTTATAGTTGGTTTAAGTCCGGAAAAACCGACAAGCGAATTTAAAACAATGTCAACATCATCCCTGCTAACTATTTCAAGAAGTCCTTCCTCCCCGGATAAGACCTCAACTTGACCATTTACAAGTTTTGAAAATTCTTCAGCTCTTTTCTTGTCAAAGATCGCTACACCTTTTGGTTTGAGTAGTTTTACCTGCTCAGAGAGAAGTTCTATGTTTTTGTTTACGGCAAGATATGTAACTTTAAATTTATCTGGGAAATTTAAAATTACATCAATTGCATTCCTTCCAATTGACCCAGTTGAGCCAAGTATAGCGATGTTCTTCATCGCTGGTTTTGTTGGGATTTTTTTCATCTTTTCCAAGACAATTTATAAAAGCAGGTGAAATTAACCAAATTAAATCTCTATCTCCATGCCTTCTGATGCAACCATTAGATTGAACTTGTATTTTCTCTTTTTGACTTCATTTTTGCAATGCTCAAAAATTTCATCAATCATATTATCGGTGTGCATATGGTCGTGATGAAATAACAATAGGCGTTTGA includes:
- a CDS encoding 1-deoxy-D-xylulose-5-phosphate reductoisomerase codes for the protein MKNIAILGSTGSIGRNAIDVILNFPDKFKVTYLAVNKNIELLSEQVKLLKPKGVAIFDKKRAEEFSKLVNGQVEVLSGEEGLLEIVSRDDVDIVLNSLVGFSGLKPTIRAIESKKRIALANKETLVVAGEIIKKLINENDVQLIPVDSEHNAIFQCLVGERISNVNKLILTASGGPFLNRDKSELENVSVEEALKHPNWKMGNKITIDSATLMNKGLEVIEAHWLFGLPVEKIKVVIHPQSIIHSMVEFVDGSIKAQLGVPDMKIPIQYALTYPDRVKASYGELDFTKIGQFTFLEPDLEKFECLKIAYEVAKLGGTYPTVLNAANEIAVDLFLNRKIKFTEIPKIIKKSLDAHKPKFNPDLEDILKVDAETRNFVKNLEGVD